A single genomic interval of Bradyrhizobium sp. CCBAU 53338 harbors:
- the tcuA gene encoding FAD-dependent tricarballylate dehydrogenase TcuA, protein MPREFDADVIVVGAGNAAACAAISASNNGATVLMLEAAPRDERGGNSTYTAGAMRYVFNGVEDVLSVVPDINPDTLANTDFGTYTEDQFFDDMFRVTQFRTDPDLCEILVKRSLPTLRWMREQGVRFQTSHGRQAYKVNGRFQFWGGLSVEVWGGGPGLVDMLLESAEGKGIQFLYETAAVSLINDNSGVVGVRVRHQGKERDLHSNAVILACGGFESNTEMRARYLGPNWDLAKVRGTRFNTGAGIQMALAIGAMPCGHWSGAHAVGWDQNAPAFGDLAVGDAYQKHSYPFGIMVNSRGQRFLDEGADFRNYTYAKYGREILAQPGQFAWQVFDAKVHHLLRDEYRIRQITKITSDTLEGLADQLEGVDRNAFLKTVAEFNASVRQDVPFNPNAKDGRSAESSPRKSHWANTIDTGPFEAYAVTCGVTFTFGGLKIDQSGQVQDTAGLPIPGLFAAGELVGGLFYHNYPGGTGLTSGAVFGKIAGESAAAAVAASKSRSAA, encoded by the coding sequence ATGCCTCGTGAATTCGACGCTGACGTCATCGTGGTAGGGGCAGGAAATGCTGCCGCTTGTGCGGCCATATCCGCCAGCAATAATGGCGCGACTGTCCTCATGCTTGAGGCGGCGCCTCGGGACGAGCGGGGAGGGAACTCGACCTATACGGCGGGCGCCATGCGATACGTCTTCAATGGTGTGGAGGACGTGCTAAGCGTAGTGCCGGACATCAATCCCGATACGTTAGCCAATACTGATTTCGGCACTTACACCGAGGACCAATTTTTCGATGACATGTTTCGCGTGACGCAATTCAGGACCGATCCTGACTTATGCGAGATTTTAGTCAAGCGCAGCTTGCCGACGCTTCGGTGGATGCGAGAGCAAGGCGTTAGGTTTCAAACTAGTCATGGGCGGCAAGCCTACAAAGTGAACGGACGGTTCCAATTCTGGGGTGGGCTCAGTGTGGAAGTGTGGGGTGGTGGTCCCGGTCTCGTGGACATGCTGCTAGAGTCCGCGGAAGGGAAGGGTATCCAGTTTCTTTACGAAACTGCCGCGGTCAGTTTGATCAATGACAATAGCGGGGTCGTTGGAGTTCGCGTCCGGCATCAAGGCAAGGAGCGCGATCTGCATTCAAATGCTGTCATCCTGGCGTGCGGAGGCTTCGAGTCTAATACGGAAATGCGCGCGCGGTATCTCGGACCAAACTGGGACCTGGCGAAAGTTCGTGGCACACGCTTCAATACCGGCGCTGGAATCCAAATGGCGCTTGCGATTGGTGCAATGCCATGTGGACATTGGTCCGGAGCACATGCCGTCGGCTGGGACCAAAATGCTCCGGCGTTCGGCGATCTCGCAGTAGGGGATGCCTACCAGAAGCACAGCTACCCATTCGGCATCATGGTCAATTCCCGAGGCCAACGCTTCCTTGATGAGGGAGCCGATTTTCGCAATTATACCTATGCCAAGTATGGTCGCGAAATCCTAGCGCAACCCGGCCAGTTCGCTTGGCAGGTATTCGATGCTAAGGTGCATCACCTTTTGCGCGACGAATACAGGATCCGGCAAATCACCAAGATTACGTCGGATACCCTGGAGGGTCTCGCCGACCAACTCGAAGGCGTTGATCGCAACGCCTTTCTCAAGACCGTCGCTGAATTTAACGCATCGGTGCGGCAGGACGTTCCCTTCAACCCGAATGCGAAAGATGGCCGCTCCGCGGAGAGTTCGCCGCGCAAGTCCCATTGGGCCAACACGATTGATACAGGACCATTCGAGGCTTATGCCGTCACGTGCGGTGTCACCTTCACATTCGGTGGACTCAAGATTGACCAGAGCGGTCAGGTGCAGGATACAGCCGGCCTTCCGATTCCCGGCTTGTTCGCAGCTGGAGAGCTGGTCGGGGGGCTGTTCTATCATAACTATCCAGGTGGCACGGGGCTCACTTCAGGCGCTGTATTCGGGAAGATCGCAGGTGAGAGCGCTGCTGCGGCAGTCGCTGCAAGCAAGAGCCGTTCAGCGGCCTGA